The sequence ctgggtaaaatagcccagtgaggaaaggaaataaggaaatgaataattgaaatgaaatatttttaaaaacaatgacaacatcaaaacaggagGTACAGGGAAcgcgaaggagagggagaccaaagcgaaggtggaaggattgtatcaaggatgaccttcgatcaaagggattaaaaggtgatgaggtgtgggacagaggtagatggagaaagctggccagaaacatcgaccccacatagaagtgggaaaagatgcagacagagaagagagaggagaaagagatacaactaagcttctagaaggtgAGCTCAGAAAAAcctttgaaattgaatgtaggaatcaatttgcagtcttagagatttcaagagacgaagaacagacaattaatgaagaatggtgtgatattaagaacttatatcagtcatttggtagtgaagttttgggacataaagttacaaggagaaagccatggatatcaaatgatgcttgagatactataaaaaggaagaaagaaagatagaaagtaagtaaaagaaaggaagcaaggaaggaaggaaaaaagaaagtaagaaagaaagaaaaggaaggaaggaaggaggaacaGTATGTTAAAAGGAAGAACATTTAAGTTGTGTTTGAAATGTGCAATGAAGACCAGattgaaaattaatacaaaattaatATGTAAGTAGTGGGACTTAGTTGCATacttaaaggacaattttataAACTGAGAACAATTAAAAAAAGTTTGGATAAAGttcataaacgtaaaaaaaaaaagtggccgtgttgatattttgggaagtacttattgagatGTCTGTGAAAATGTGAGACGAGACATAAGCCGGAGACATAAGCCAGGATAAGTTAGAATAGAATTGTTCATACTACAAGCAAATGAATGTATAttactagtagagagagagagagagagagagagagagagagagagagagagagagagagagagagagcacagaatGCAAAAATAAaacctgttttgatgatgttaatgtttttaaaatatttcattttaagtggtcattacttcttatatcgtttacttattttcttatttcctttcctcactggactatttttccgtgttggagccctcgtgattgtagcatctagcttttccaactatggttgtagcttaactactactactactactactactactaataataataataataataataataataataataataataataataataataataataataataataataataataataataataatttgttctatAGACACAGGATGTACATTGGGACTGGCAGGAAGAATTTAACCAAAACATCATGAAATTTAGTATCAAAAAGTTATTTAAGACTGAATGATCCTCCAACAGCCTGAAAAGTAGGAAGGTTCGACTTTAAATGTTCTCACACActcaaaaaatatcttatttagttAACCACTTACCTATAATTAATGCAGTGTATATCTACAGCTTGGTTGCTGCAGAGAGCCGGGAAGAGAGAGGAATGGCCAGCCATGATTGCCAATCTCCTTTGGGATATAGCTcctgcatgatgatgatgatgatgatgatgatgatgatgataatcttgcTCTAGAGTCTTGTGGTCTTCAGAAGGGCATTTGAGAGTGTGTCCAacctctgaaaaaaagaaaatgaattaatatTCTAGTAATTCTATCCGTCAGTGTATTCAGTCATTCCATATAAAATAACATTTatagtattatgagagagagagagagagagagagagagagagagagagagagagagagagagagagagagagagagagagagagagagagagatttgttacagCATCAGTAACTGaatgattattagaaataaaaaattggGAAGCAAATGCATTTGGAAACTCATTTCCCAAAACAAaacttttaaagttattttatcaatttacttcTAACTTTTTTACTACTACTGCAACAAGCAGGTTTCCTGTTCCTCGTTAGCCACAAGGTGCAGGGCTCTGCAATTTCTAGAAAGTTCATTGTCAATAGTTACCTcgtatataaaaatttgataagtATCATATTGTATCCTTAGTAGCAGGAATATAGTAATGTTTAAAAAGCTCTATACATAAATTACCAATGAGTTAAATGTCAGTATAAGCTACATAAAGCATCGAAATTTTAAGTGTTATGGAATAGATTTGTGAATTAATACGAACGAAAACGTAAataaggccctctctctctctctctctctctcctctctctctctctctctctctctctctctctctctctctctctctgtttaatatgGGGAAGGGTTTGAGGACTGTGAACTGTTTTTGGACTTAATTCCAGTACAAAATCATGAAAATTTGCAttgtttagctttcgaagggaacattctctctctctctctctctctctctctctctctctctctctctctctctctctctctctctctctctctctctctctctctctctctctctctctcgtattctagATGACCATCTGGGTAGGTTTAGTTATTATTCCCCCATCTTGCGTAGGGCACAGGCTCTTGCATTCCCAGCCAACTAAAAACTATCTGATTAACCATCTCCTTAACCTATAACGACCGCCTATGAAAGTGAGAACTGTATTAACAAtcgtttttttttggaattttgaatTCATTAAAACTAATAGAAGGATGAATATCATCAGTTTGACTAAAATACTAAAAATCTTAAAAGGGAATTGACAAACGATAGTCATGTTGAGGTCACTTAATGAGGTCACTTAATGAGGtaacagaataggagagagagagagagagagagagagagagagagagagagagagagagagagagagagagagagagagagagagagagagagagagagagagaatcacttctaAATTTGAtgaggaggcagatggaatttctgggacatgtaatgagaagagaAAAGAAACTTTTGTGCCTTATGAGAAATATAGAAGGgggaagagcaagaggccggcaaatGAAACAGTTTTTGTACAGCTTACTGTAGGATTTAAGaaagaatgtaacagctggaaaATTCTAAATTATACAGAAAGCTTttgacaggaccaggtggaggcaattgacagccctaGTCGAGGACATGGCATAATTTAAAATTGAAAGCAGTAATGTTTACAGAAAAAAGGGTGTTAATCAagagaaaaattactttaaaacgactgattttttcttcaaaatttagaaGGCTCAAAGTCcagattaccttaaaattaccttgaaagtaCCATTACTTTGAAAATTTCATTAAATCAAACAAAATTACTCAGAGGTTATCACCTTGAAAATGAGAGCACTGGTCCTTCTTTACTACATTGTCAAATATGAACAATCAATTCGTTAGactgaaattataattgttgtagcaTATGCACTCATTTGATAATGATTAAAAAACAGAAGCATTGATCATTTATAGCCAACCTTtaagtataaatatttttgttgCTAATTATTACAGAGTTATTGTCCcgctttctgtgagcgatcagaccaagtctccactctcccaccatcaccaatccacatttgaacaacgtggtgatgaaacctggccaaacctcagatatgaattgacttgtctgagacctttgtccttccGTGGACTAGAagcgtctgcatttgttgttgttatgttatAACTATATTCCAATTAAGTACAAATTTAACAATGCACAGATACTTAGGTACTTAAGTGAATTTTCACATTTGGCAACATGGTACAAAACTAATCAAAATTCACTAACCATAAATCAAgccttcgattcaagttgcttAATGACAAGGTTTTTTTAACCATGAAGGTAAACATCACTTAGTAACAAAATCAATTAATGCAAAACAAATTCAACTCTTTACCTTAAAACTAAACGAAGACTGTTGGTATTAATTACTAAACAAGGCTTCCCATTTTAagattaaaaactttttttatttttagatttcacAGTTCACTGACAACGAGTAGGTCCGTTCTCTTaaacgaagaacaaatatgcagaaaaccagttctgtctggttggtcaAAAAACAGGCAAGGAATCCGAtcccccttacagtaagagttaattGGTCATTAACTAATGAGGCAATTATACGTCTGCTAATGGAATAAGAGAAAAGACACGAATTGCATAAAAAATAGATCGTTTCTATAAAGGTTTTCACAAGAATAatttctaaaaacttaaataaaaagccGTGTTCCTACTTGGGCTTTTATCACGGTAATTTCCAACTTTGATTTAGACTGAATTTCAAAGCATTGGTGGTATAGAGTCCCTTAAAgatcaaaattaagcctttattctaCCAACCACTTACTTCTGTGTAAGTGCATGTGTGCTGAGCTGACTtaatctaaacttacaaataacatatcttgggatacacttacgaatatttaatatttccatgGATTtgatgctctgagagagagagagagagagagagagagagagagagagagagagagagagagagagagagagagagagagagagagagagagagagagagagagagagagagactaattaatgGGCGTGGCTGGACAAGGACTTTTAAACTAATGAAGCGAGACAATGGATGTTCCCTAAAGAAAGAGAATTGTATTATTGGTGATTACAGTGTCCCCATTTGGAACTCAAACCACACAGCTACAGTTATACACCGTCTTATTGTTAATCGAAAAGTTAAAAGTCACATCTAGAAAAAACTCATCTAATAACTTTTCACATTTTCACTGACTATTGGATCACCACCACACGCTAAAAAGAGCATTTCGAGAAATGTCTTTTCATGAAAAATTCTTCGCCATTAAAAAACCTCTAAAAAAATTCGATGGTTAACTATCAATCATGGAAACCTACAATACATAATATATTAGAATCGAAAGTATTGTAAGTAATAAAACAATAGCGAGAACATAGTAAAAAGAAATAAACCTTGTAAAGTGTGTCTCTCCTTACCCAGTAAATCCTTCATTGTTCACACAATCACAAGTTAAAATACAATTCCTTCTTCCTCTCCCTGTGTCTGGGAGAGGAATGACCCTTCTACTGTCTACACAGTCAGGAACATCCCTAGAGGGCCCCTAAAAGTTCCCTAGACCAGAAGTAATTTTCTCCAGGTAGTCCCCCAATAAATATTGGAACCTGTAGCCCactaaatactgtactatgtactcCTGTATCTTCTACGATTATAATACATTCTGTATTTACTTCTAATTATGGTATTTGTGAAACCACAAGCAGTAAAATTCAGTTTTCAGTAACTAATTTGTGTTCTGATTTCAGTTTGTGCTCTGGaagatatatcaataaaattataattgtaattaatcGTATTGAAGACTGAATTATGCATGagtatttatatagtgttttacaGTTACCAGACGTATGAGAACTCACAATCTATATGTCCCCTAACACTTCTAAAAATTCCCAGATTTGGGGACAaattttcaacaagttgtccccctggttaaagaattgctttatccaatcagagacctccaccatagtcTGCGTTCTATAGCCTTTTCATTAGCTAAAACTATAGTATTTCACTTAGGATAAATGTTAAAACATTCTCACAATagattaattcaattataataggAGTTCGGAATATATTCGATtgaatataatctaatatttaATGGATATATACGAGGGAAATGTATAAGCAAGTTACCCCTAGATAAGttggtttaaaaaaagaaaacggtACAGCTTTTGATTTAGAGAAAACGTAATTTAGTTATTTAAGGGTAACTAAAGTATATTTAACTACCATGAAAACTAATATTCTTTTCTCGTTATAATGTCATCTTTGCAAATT is a genomic window of Palaemon carinicauda isolate YSFRI2023 unplaced genomic scaffold, ASM3689809v2 scaffold165, whole genome shotgun sequence containing:
- the LOC137635729 gene encoding uncharacterized protein; this encodes MKDLLEVGHTLKCPSEDHKTLEQDYHHHHHHHHHHHAGAISQRRLAIMAGHSSLFPALCSNQAVDIHCINYRNGWNPVFPAADWGIPGTPHHLFPGRYWRSLEAAPYHHQ